Below is a genomic region from Candidatus Binatia bacterium.
TGGGAAGTTGAGCTCTTCGGGCAGCTTGGTTATCCTGACAACGTATCGGGAGTAATGATGGCGCGAAGATCGGGTTTGATGTGCGACATTTGCGGGGAGAAGGCTGCCCGGCTGCGAAAGCTCACGCGAAGCTACGGCCGCGGAACGAACCTTCTCGTCATTGAAGGGGTTCCGGTGATCAGCTGCTCGCACTGCGGTGAGAGCTACCTGACCGC
It encodes:
- a CDS encoding type II toxin-antitoxin system MqsA family antitoxin, which gives rise to MCDICGEKAARLRKLTRSYGRGTNLLVIEGVPVISCSHCGESYLTAETLHEIERIKLHRRSLAARRAVPIAAFG